One window from the genome of Salvia miltiorrhiza cultivar Shanhuang (shh) chromosome 7, IMPLAD_Smil_shh, whole genome shotgun sequence encodes:
- the LOC130992641 gene encoding uncharacterized protein LOC130992641, with translation MEHHTTTSRAEAERLLGIAEKLLRSKDYAGCRDFAILAQETEPLVDGSDQILAVAEVLSASDNKRLSSNQPDWYSILQIPQRSNDVDLIKKQYRRLALLLHPDKNKFPFSDSAFRLVADSWAVLSDPAKKSVYDAEFASRFTKVDLVAMKKQQKKANSGQKLPVRRSARGEVGGGVKAATPSTKSGGVGSDNSAWEENMWTACPYCYNLYEYPRQYEGCCLRCDNEKCRRAFTAAEILSMPPTVPGKEAYYCCWGFFPMGFATGGNAAAEFPKWMPPMFGGATATPTPTPAPAPPPPPPPPPPENVTPVSAAPPPPTPVVAAPTTEKRKRGRPRKNV, from the coding sequence CCATCCTGGCGCAGGAGACGGAGCCGCTCGTTGACGGCTCCGACCAGATCTTAGCTGTCGCGGAGGTCCTATCCGCCTCCGACAACAAGCGGCTGAGCAGCAACCAGCCCGACTGGTACTCGATTCTCCAAATCCCGCAGCGCTCCAACGACGTCGACCTCATCAAGAAGCAGTACCGCCGCCTCGCCCTCCTCCTCCACCCCGACAAGAACAAGTTCCCCTTTTCCGACTCCGCCTTCCGCCTCGTCGCCGATTCCTGGGCCGTCCTCTCCGATCCGGCTAAGAAATCAGTCTACGACGCCGAGTTCGCCTCCCGCTTCACCAAAGTGGATCTCGTCGCCATGAAGAAGCAGCAGAAGAAGGCCAATTCCGGCCAGAAATTACCCGTCCGTCGCAGCGCTAGAGGTGAAGTCGGCGGCGGGGTCAAAGCGGCGACGCCCAGCACGAAATCCGGCGGCGTGGGGAGTGATAACTCGGCTTGGGAGGAGAATATGTGGACGGCTTGTCCTTACTGCTACAATCTGTACGAGTACCCGCGGCAGTACGAGGGGTGTTGCCTGCGCTGCGACAACGAGAAATGTAGGAGAGCCTTCACGGCGGCGGAGATTCTGTCGATGCCGCCCACGGTGCCGGGGAAGGAGGCCTATTACTGCTGCTGGGGGTTTTTCCCGATGGGGTTTGCGACTGGGGGGAATGCGGCAGCGGAGTTTCCGAAATGGATGCCCCCCATGTTCGGGGGCGCCACCGCGACCCCGACTCCGACTCCGGCTCCggcccctccccctcccccacccccacccccacctgAAAATGTGACGCCTGTCAGCGCCGCCCCTCCTCCTCCGACGCCTGTTGTAGCAGCACCAACAACGGAGAAAAGGAAAAGGGGAAGACCTCGAAAGAATGTGTAG